Proteins encoded within one genomic window of Deltaproteobacteria bacterium:
- a CDS encoding PD-(D/E)XK nuclease family protein — protein MLEIIKYNNKKIVEKHFSEMDTVSNSWVIPNLKTKTELQEKNLKEKGYNLSSTILRIRDLWTSIFHREFNEYKIISNETFLILVKNILEKYKTQIQLDLIDYQKKCKDLNYFIGMILDDSFDLNSERFIEWMDVFDRRKFQLKSELLVNQLIAKILINQKTIPFDWVTTLLQNKTLDLTYFKQSKFYFDLGSEISHKEAELIYQISKTKDVLIFEADYGFNHRYDYLLKPYEYLNSKCSKEFKKKITEEISEKSIQLRQFSNSVAECRDVVGQVKEWLNQGIPPEKIQILAPEIEMYWRQLSPLFRLEKVPVKKDKVLPVVSLPQVQRMMAKIKFYQKTATAVDLEKILFLNSSKNQYPYQQMRSLFSSPFLTYNELIAKLIEYLPGFIEKELGSGFANQHLNPEEEVTLENFLNKFSNLFESELNQEQFDFIITQLLAENSSTILFPVNDWFEWLKLSFYQMEMKMEENSVGIKIDSLMSSQSFPADYVYVLGAEETHFSQQHRYQIEPLDILSLASDLGYYLDHPEFNFKSYELETIKEKTNKEMIFSYAQRDLLGEITNPCFLWQRMAFENKILEKHRDIQKQTTWDQYQKMDPLVFVKKANSNEGGINYETSLSPSSIKKYIDCSFKFFMEKELKLNETDIEEIDISSKEKGLWYHHVFQKIIEDQNIFFSFWQENNSDEQRRNFLQQHFEKEIPPTVSKDFWRVVSKKYYQSVTKFIDHELTLKRNHPGLSTYQCEAKWAVYFDLQNQKWANEKPEKGFLLKGSIDRILIDEKTQKAWVIDYKLGSTQALTFQNWLKEDHWQLLFYVLAVEKGWVENLKREVELAQFWVINKWNIKKGFAIEPDQIRKNLISAEEKKELFLDFEKKLIILLNEMLLHKYIPQPKEEEICKRCDWSKLCRAPHLN, from the coding sequence ATGTTAGAAATAATTAAGTACAATAATAAAAAAATTGTTGAAAAACATTTTTCTGAAATGGATACCGTCAGCAATTCGTGGGTTATCCCCAATCTTAAAACAAAAACGGAACTTCAGGAAAAGAATTTAAAGGAAAAAGGGTATAATTTAAGCTCGACAATTTTACGCATAAGAGATTTATGGACTTCTATTTTTCATAGGGAATTTAATGAGTATAAAATCATTTCCAATGAGACTTTCTTGATTTTAGTTAAAAATATTCTCGAAAAATATAAAACACAAATACAGTTAGATCTCATTGACTATCAGAAAAAATGCAAAGATTTAAATTATTTTATTGGAATGATTTTAGATGATTCATTTGATTTAAATTCCGAAAGATTTATAGAGTGGATGGATGTGTTTGATCGAAGAAAATTTCAACTCAAATCAGAGTTGTTAGTGAATCAATTAATAGCCAAAATTTTGATAAATCAAAAAACAATTCCTTTTGACTGGGTAACGACTTTGCTACAAAATAAAACTCTTGATTTAACTTATTTTAAACAATCTAAATTCTATTTTGATTTAGGCTCGGAAATTTCACATAAAGAGGCAGAGCTTATTTATCAAATTTCTAAAACTAAAGATGTTCTTATCTTTGAAGCTGATTATGGTTTTAATCATAGATATGATTACCTTTTAAAACCCTATGAGTATCTAAATTCCAAATGTTCCAAAGAGTTTAAAAAAAAGATAACCGAAGAAATAAGTGAAAAATCCATACAGCTCCGTCAGTTTTCTAACTCGGTCGCCGAATGCAGAGATGTTGTTGGGCAAGTCAAAGAATGGCTGAATCAGGGGATCCCACCAGAAAAAATTCAAATTTTGGCTCCAGAAATTGAAATGTACTGGCGGCAATTATCTCCACTGTTTAGGTTAGAGAAAGTTCCAGTAAAAAAGGATAAGGTGTTGCCAGTTGTCTCGTTACCTCAAGTGCAAAGAATGATGGCAAAAATAAAGTTTTATCAAAAAACGGCCACAGCAGTTGATTTAGAAAAAATTCTTTTTTTGAATAGTTCAAAAAATCAATATCCATACCAGCAGATGAGAAGTTTATTTTCGTCGCCTTTTTTGACTTATAACGAGCTGATCGCCAAGTTAATTGAATATCTACCTGGTTTTATTGAAAAAGAATTGGGGAGTGGTTTTGCAAATCAACACTTGAACCCCGAAGAAGAAGTCACCCTCGAAAATTTTCTAAATAAATTTTCAAATTTGTTCGAATCTGAATTAAACCAAGAGCAGTTTGATTTTATCATCACTCAATTATTAGCAGAAAACTCTTCCACAATCCTATTTCCTGTAAACGATTGGTTCGAATGGCTCAAGTTGAGTTTCTATCAAATGGAGATGAAAATGGAAGAGAATTCTGTGGGTATTAAAATAGATAGCTTGATGTCAAGCCAGTCCTTTCCTGCAGACTATGTCTATGTGCTAGGGGCTGAAGAGACTCATTTTAGTCAGCAGCATCGTTATCAGATTGAACCTTTAGATATTTTAAGTTTAGCATCAGATTTGGGATATTACTTAGATCATCCTGAATTTAATTTTAAGTCCTATGAACTTGAAACAATTAAAGAAAAAACAAATAAAGAAATGATTTTTTCCTATGCTCAAAGAGATCTTTTAGGGGAAATTACCAACCCCTGTTTCCTTTGGCAAAGAATGGCCTTTGAGAATAAAATTTTAGAAAAGCATAGAGATATTCAAAAGCAAACGACCTGGGATCAGTATCAAAAAATGGACCCACTCGTTTTTGTTAAAAAAGCAAACAGCAATGAGGGGGGCATAAATTACGAAACCAGCCTTTCCCCTTCCTCCATTAAAAAGTATATCGATTGCAGCTTTAAATTCTTTATGGAAAAAGAACTCAAATTGAACGAAACCGACATTGAAGAAATTGATATTTCAAGCAAAGAAAAAGGCCTCTGGTATCATCATGTTTTTCAAAAAATTATTGAGGATCAAAATATTTTTTTTAGTTTTTGGCAAGAAAATAATTCTGATGAACAAAGAAGAAATTTTCTGCAACAACATTTTGAGAAGGAGATTCCGCCTACGGTTTCCAAGGATTTTTGGAGAGTCGTAAGCAAAAAATACTACCAATCCGTGACTAAATTTATCGATCACGAATTAACTTTAAAAAGGAATCATCCAGGTCTTTCAACTTATCAATGTGAGGCCAAATGGGCCGTCTACTTTGATCTGCAAAACCAAAAATGGGCAAATGAAAAACCAGAGAAGGGATTCTTATTAAAAGGAAGTATTGATAGAATATTGATTGATGAAAAGACACAAAAAGCCTGGGTAATTGATTATAAATTAGGATCAACCCAGGCCCTGACCTTTCAAAACTGGCTTAAAGAAGATCATTGGCAATTGTTGTTTTACGTTTTAGCTGTGGAAAAAGGATGGGTTGAAAACCTCAAGAGGGAAGTGGAATTGGCTCAGTTTTGGGTTATCAATAAATGGAATATCAAAAAAGGCTTTGCTATTGAACCTGATCAAATTAGGAAAAACTTAATTTCTGCAGAAGAAAAAAAAGAATTATTTTTAGACTTTGAAAAAAAATTAATCATTTTATTAAATGAAATGCTTTTACATAAGTACATTCCACAGCCAAAGGAAGAAGAGATATGTAAGAGGTGTGATTGGAGCAAGCTTTGTCGAGCCCCCCACTTGAATTAA
- a CDS encoding Glu/Leu/Phe/Val dehydrogenase has translation MSLNYSHQETNQIEGHLNGPLFQNALQTIEEAAKIVNCDRNVLERLKKPRRCVTVSVPVRMDDYSVKVFTGYRVQYNATLGPYKGGIRYHQNVDLPEVVGLAALMTFKNSVLGLPLGGAKGGVCVDPTKLSRTENQNLTRRYASEISSFIGPTKDIPAPDVGTNPQTMAWFMDTYSQEQGGYSQPGVVTGKPVEIGGSLGRHHATGLGVVFVAEKAFEYCRIPFSGSRVVVQGFGNVGSFAALFSYQRGAKVLAVSDVTGGIFNGEGLNIPDLIEYVKNNKSIKDFPKSQPISNEELLELDCEGLFPCALEGQIDTHNAEKIKARVIVEGANGPVSSAATKILHKRNIFIAPDVVANGGGVIVSYFEWVQDIMSFFWDEHEIDGRLKSIITKAFDNIVVFKNEKNVDMRSAAMAVSIQRLEKAMLLRGLYPR, from the coding sequence ATGAGCTTAAATTATAGCCATCAAGAAACAAATCAAATTGAAGGTCATTTAAATGGTCCTTTATTTCAAAATGCTCTGCAAACCATTGAGGAAGCCGCAAAAATTGTGAATTGCGATCGTAATGTTTTAGAAAGGCTTAAGAAGCCAAGAAGGTGCGTCACCGTTTCTGTCCCGGTAAGAATGGATGACTATTCGGTTAAGGTTTTTACTGGTTACCGCGTTCAGTATAACGCCACACTTGGTCCTTACAAAGGGGGGATTCGCTATCACCAAAACGTAGATCTTCCTGAGGTGGTTGGTCTGGCGGCTCTGATGACCTTTAAAAATTCGGTGTTAGGCTTGCCATTAGGTGGAGCTAAGGGTGGAGTTTGTGTAGACCCCACGAAATTATCTCGAACAGAAAATCAAAATTTAACACGCAGGTACGCTTCAGAAATTTCTTCTTTTATTGGTCCAACCAAGGATATTCCTGCACCCGATGTGGGTACAAATCCACAAACCATGGCTTGGTTTATGGACACCTATTCTCAAGAGCAAGGAGGCTATTCTCAGCCTGGAGTGGTTACTGGTAAACCGGTTGAAATTGGTGGTTCCTTGGGACGTCATCACGCCACAGGACTTGGAGTTGTTTTTGTTGCTGAAAAAGCTTTTGAATATTGCAGAATACCTTTTTCAGGGTCACGTGTTGTTGTCCAGGGATTTGGAAATGTGGGATCCTTTGCTGCCCTTTTTTCTTACCAACGAGGTGCCAAAGTTTTAGCTGTGAGCGATGTTACTGGAGGGATTTTTAATGGCGAGGGCTTAAATATTCCTGATCTTATTGAATATGTGAAAAACAACAAGTCCATTAAAGATTTTCCTAAATCCCAACCCATTAGCAACGAAGAACTATTGGAACTAGATTGCGAAGGCCTATTCCCTTGTGCCCTTGAAGGTCAAATTGATACTCATAATGCAGAAAAAATCAAAGCCAGAGTGATTGTTGAAGGTGCAAACGGACCTGTCTCCAGTGCTGCTACAAAAATTCTACATAAAAGAAATATTTTTATTGCACCGGATGTTGTGGCAAATGGTGGAGGAGTGATTGTTTCTTATTTTGAATGGGTTCAGGATATCATGTCCTTTTTTTGGGACGAGCATGAAATCGACGGCCGATTAAAATCAATCATAACTAAGGCTTTTGATAATATCGTTGTGTTCAAAAACGAGAAAAATGTGGATATGCGAAGTGCAGCAATGGCCGTTTCCATTCAAAGATTAGAAAAGGCCATGCTCCTCAGAGGACTTTACCCAAGATAA
- a CDS encoding cyclic nucleotide-binding domain-containing protein — protein MKIENLEIQFNTQNVAQLQMSRLQKDYFEVLQQERRISSTVRFYYKQGWLVHFSDLYSLIYNLTQYRIILNPEFMEYFKKLTIRQESKKYHLVEPSTPKELELTEIKNLPFFRSLKSEVRDFLLKNARIYSYPTYTLLIQQNDLDRDMYILLEGQASIYKKTKQGERYCIASLVPGCLFGEYGFFLNEPRLADVIATSPVRVLKIPYLPEIFDPWIKKQVAENLKHRFWIIHGILNSTVLSLLPEDTVDQLIHRGIVKEVKANQILFKENTPGTQFYVVIQGSIQIQKNLKNLNIMKQGDCFGELALFTNQGIRTATAITKTDGLLLEINASDFFDLLADNLFLAKEIEAIAYQRIRNDQKHKNS, from the coding sequence ATGAAAATTGAAAATCTCGAGATTCAGTTTAACACGCAAAATGTAGCTCAGCTTCAAATGAGTCGCTTACAAAAAGATTATTTCGAGGTTTTACAACAAGAACGTCGCATTTCAAGTACGGTTCGATTTTATTACAAACAAGGATGGTTAGTTCACTTCAGCGATCTGTATTCTCTTATCTACAACCTCACTCAATATCGCATTATACTTAATCCAGAATTTATGGAATATTTCAAAAAATTAACGATACGCCAAGAATCTAAAAAATATCACTTGGTAGAGCCCTCAACGCCTAAAGAATTAGAATTAACTGAAATTAAAAATCTCCCTTTTTTCCGAAGTTTAAAATCAGAGGTTCGTGATTTCCTTTTAAAAAATGCAAGAATCTATTCCTATCCCACCTATACCCTTCTTATTCAGCAAAATGATCTAGATAGAGATATGTATATTCTTCTTGAGGGACAGGCTTCCATCTATAAAAAAACCAAACAAGGAGAACGCTATTGTATTGCCTCCTTGGTTCCAGGTTGCCTTTTTGGTGAATATGGATTCTTCTTAAATGAACCACGCCTTGCTGATGTCATTGCCACCTCGCCTGTTCGTGTTTTAAAGATTCCCTACCTTCCTGAAATTTTTGATCCCTGGATAAAAAAACAAGTTGCAGAGAACCTTAAACATCGTTTCTGGATCATCCATGGAATATTGAATTCAACTGTCCTTTCTCTTTTGCCTGAGGATACGGTGGATCAATTAATCCACCGTGGTATCGTTAAAGAAGTAAAAGCAAATCAAATCTTATTTAAAGAGAATACCCCAGGAACTCAATTTTATGTTGTAATTCAAGGATCCATTCAAATTCAAAAAAACTTAAAAAACTTAAATATAATGAAACAAGGTGATTGCTTTGGTGAGCTCGCCCTCTTTACCAATCAAGGCATTCGAACCGCTACCGCCATAACCAAAACTGATGGACTACTTCTTGAAATCAACGCTTCTGATTTTTTTGATCTCCTCGCGGATAATTTATTTTTAGCAAAAGAAATCGAAGCCATAGCCTACCAACGAATTCGCAACGATCAAAAGCATAAAAATAGCTGA
- a CDS encoding quinone-dependent dihydroorotate dehydrogenase — protein MMMQNLETTLDKYKPWMWVPPSVSHKWMEPLLKTLCFIDEDLSGASQEWKTWNSFDWKGFHFRNPLGIAGGVDKTGSNIANWWDLGVGFLEIGTVTPYYQAPNPGKIIARNAKDFCLWNKMGFPHPGYKETFVNLEKNFENRQTPILVNIGKNRWVPNEKAHEDYILLIHQLHAYTDIFVVNISSPNTVGLRELFQRDRLKPFLSSIYETAKLYSKPVLLKLSPDEDSSQLNLIIEISLAVGIDGFIVSNTTLQRDTQSSFPKEGGMSGKFLAPLSKKILKMIVTELGPQKKEKLIINAGGIFNFSDLQERQDLGADLFQIYSGIVFNGPYIFKKIAREYFLKYSQSNEKT, from the coding sequence ATGATGATGCAAAATTTAGAAACAACTTTAGATAAATATAAACCGTGGATGTGGGTTCCTCCTTCAGTCTCTCATAAATGGATGGAACCACTTTTAAAAACTCTTTGTTTTATTGATGAAGATTTATCTGGCGCCTCTCAAGAGTGGAAAACTTGGAACTCTTTTGACTGGAAAGGTTTTCACTTTAGGAATCCTCTTGGCATTGCTGGGGGGGTGGATAAAACAGGATCCAATATTGCCAATTGGTGGGATTTGGGCGTTGGCTTTCTTGAAATAGGAACAGTGACCCCTTATTATCAAGCTCCTAATCCTGGGAAAATTATTGCCAGAAACGCGAAAGATTTTTGCCTTTGGAATAAGATGGGATTCCCCCATCCTGGCTATAAAGAAACCTTTGTTAATTTAGAAAAAAATTTTGAAAATCGCCAAACTCCTATACTTGTTAATATTGGAAAGAACAGATGGGTTCCTAATGAAAAAGCTCATGAGGATTATATTTTATTAATTCACCAATTACATGCCTACACTGACATTTTTGTCGTTAATATTTCGAGCCCAAACACTGTAGGATTACGGGAACTTTTCCAAAGGGACAGGCTCAAGCCCTTTCTCAGTTCTATTTATGAAACAGCTAAACTTTACTCTAAGCCTGTACTGTTAAAGCTCAGCCCCGATGAAGATTCCAGCCAACTGAACCTCATTATTGAAATTAGCTTAGCTGTAGGAATCGACGGTTTTATTGTTTCTAACACGACCCTACAGCGCGACACTCAATCCTCCTTTCCGAAAGAAGGGGGGATGTCTGGAAAATTTTTAGCGCCCCTAAGTAAAAAAATTCTCAAAATGATTGTCACGGAGCTTGGCCCACAAAAAAAAGAAAAATTAATAATTAACGCCGGCGGTATTTTTAATTTTTCCGATTTGCAAGAGAGACAAGATCTTGGCGCTGATTTATTCCAAATCTATAGCGGAATTGTTTTTAATGGGCCCTATATTTTTAAAAAAATAGCCAGAGAGTATTTCCTGAAGTATAGTCAATCTAATGAGAAAACCTAA
- a CDS encoding UvrD-helicase domain-containing protein produces the protein MEQALSSPPLELKKIIRAGAGAGKTTTLVNELYRFYDDFRRLHHKLPKVVITTFTKKATQELKERLLKKAIEENNEDFFVYVNNKSLIHISTIHGVLHLVIKQSLNKLGLKSDLEIISEKEEYHIYKKILRNLLVNNEAYSELIQFYSISDLMIFCVEYFHLLSLEIQSRFYPQEKFALRVNSRINELLKKLDSSSSQLMNEKLSKSWLIWLETFKKMRSHHADNLDFIWIKEWLDSMGNKPRRAKESDVDLYSKQTDFILAIDELLLISQRGYLIKNLFVKYHTTISLLEILGKEFASEVRELKKKESGMTLKDIELLVLENLKVDPNIFDEFSEPWDFWMIDEYQDTSPLQEEILKSLIKSKANFLVGDPQQSIYLFRGARSEIFVNKFKEYEENAATLLLNKNYRSSAGVLDFINHFFSYEFNQFQTMEITKSISQQENDVEYFEVTEDVGTIKGALAQILTLVEKQVDLEDIVVLSRTNKELILLEKELKKTNVPYYYHSGGNFFHKREILDILIFIKFLFNPHDDVNFIGLLRTPWVGFSDSEIQNLKSHQRGKNSFFTYLYTANSEIRFVQLFNYLEDFSKKGLAETLLKFLFSSGLLVTSFHTDPSGQTESNIWKFLIWVDEIVNDESKDLLFEISQVLDSSMDEMELESESSALLEPKRVQLMTIHSSKGLQFKYVVLLSAERRPRSTHVKPFSYSEGQKEWTFILKNEEDDSNIYTPLAYDIKEEFSKRESQEFWRLLYVALTRAKEKIIILSPERPESQSWAEKIKKFYIDKIQLSKRENQASVFKFAFRKIGADDLTKVLQGIQEKKHQGYCSHLEVENLSKIFDSAGSGVHKFSFSLLKNRYEPKNSVSSLMKKEKGIAAHFQYERTLSHLTALSQLAPQIDWESLLKSGYKEFGFSYKVGEMLFAGSIDLWGFTKKDCFVIDYKTGDKVDTVSHLNQLKFYAQSLHYLNFIKKTFVINLIICYMSQKKVIQVPYELVDNETFFKQLKLNQL, from the coding sequence TTGGAGCAAGCTTTGTCGAGCCCCCCACTTGAATTAAAAAAAATTATTAGAGCCGGTGCCGGTGCTGGGAAGACAACCACCTTAGTCAATGAGCTTTATCGGTTTTATGATGATTTCAGAAGGCTTCATCATAAGTTACCAAAGGTGGTAATTACCACCTTTACTAAGAAGGCCACTCAAGAACTTAAAGAAAGATTACTCAAAAAAGCCATTGAAGAAAATAACGAGGACTTTTTTGTATATGTTAATAACAAAAGTTTGATACATATTTCAACGATTCACGGGGTGTTGCATCTTGTGATTAAGCAAAGTCTAAATAAATTGGGTTTAAAGTCTGACTTAGAAATCATTTCTGAAAAAGAAGAATATCATATTTATAAAAAGATTTTAAGAAACCTTCTGGTTAATAATGAAGCGTATAGTGAGCTTATTCAGTTCTATTCCATTTCTGATTTGATGATATTTTGTGTGGAATATTTTCATTTGCTATCCCTTGAGATTCAGAGTCGTTTTTACCCTCAAGAAAAATTCGCGCTCAGAGTGAATTCAAGAATAAATGAGCTTCTCAAAAAACTGGATAGTTCAAGTTCTCAGCTTATGAACGAAAAGCTTTCTAAGTCATGGCTAATCTGGTTGGAAACCTTTAAAAAAATGAGAAGTCACCATGCAGATAACTTAGACTTCATTTGGATCAAAGAGTGGCTGGATTCTATGGGTAATAAACCCAGAAGGGCAAAAGAGTCTGATGTTGATTTGTATTCAAAACAAACAGATTTTATTCTAGCCATCGATGAATTACTTTTAATAAGTCAGCGTGGTTACCTCATAAAAAATCTTTTTGTTAAATACCACACGACGATCAGCCTTTTGGAAATATTGGGAAAAGAATTTGCATCTGAAGTAAGGGAATTAAAGAAAAAAGAATCAGGTATGACCTTAAAGGATATTGAACTCTTAGTTTTAGAAAATTTGAAGGTAGATCCCAATATATTTGACGAGTTTTCTGAACCATGGGACTTTTGGATGATTGATGAGTACCAAGACACAAGTCCCTTACAAGAAGAAATATTAAAGTCTCTTATTAAATCTAAGGCCAATTTTCTGGTTGGCGATCCTCAACAAAGCATCTATTTGTTTCGTGGCGCCAGATCAGAGATTTTTGTTAATAAGTTTAAAGAGTATGAAGAAAATGCGGCTACTTTGCTTTTAAATAAAAATTATCGTTCTTCAGCTGGAGTTTTAGATTTTATCAATCATTTTTTTTCTTATGAATTCAACCAATTTCAAACCATGGAAATCACGAAGTCTATTTCTCAACAGGAAAATGATGTCGAGTACTTTGAGGTAACCGAAGACGTCGGTACCATTAAGGGAGCTTTAGCACAAATTTTAACACTCGTAGAGAAGCAAGTGGATCTCGAAGACATTGTCGTTTTATCTCGTACTAACAAAGAACTTATTTTACTTGAAAAAGAATTAAAGAAAACAAATGTTCCCTACTATTATCATTCGGGAGGAAATTTTTTTCATAAACGAGAAATTTTGGATATTTTAATATTCATCAAGTTTTTGTTTAATCCACACGACGATGTTAATTTCATAGGGCTGTTAAGAACACCATGGGTTGGTTTTTCTGACAGTGAAATTCAAAATTTAAAATCCCATCAGAGGGGAAAAAATTCATTTTTCACCTATTTGTATACAGCGAACTCAGAAATTCGATTCGTTCAGCTTTTTAATTATTTAGAAGATTTTTCAAAAAAAGGCTTAGCTGAAACATTGTTAAAATTTCTTTTTTCATCTGGACTGTTAGTTACCAGTTTTCATACAGACCCCAGTGGTCAGACTGAGTCTAACATTTGGAAATTTCTTATCTGGGTGGATGAAATAGTTAATGATGAAAGTAAGGATTTATTATTTGAAATATCACAAGTACTGGATTCTTCCATGGATGAAATGGAACTTGAATCAGAATCGTCAGCACTTCTGGAACCAAAGCGAGTTCAGCTCATGACGATCCATTCATCCAAAGGTCTGCAATTCAAATACGTAGTGCTCTTATCAGCTGAAAGGCGACCACGTTCTACGCATGTGAAACCATTTAGTTATAGTGAGGGGCAGAAAGAATGGACTTTTATTCTTAAAAATGAAGAGGATGATTCCAATATTTACACCCCCTTAGCCTATGATATCAAAGAAGAATTTTCCAAAAGAGAATCTCAAGAATTTTGGCGACTACTCTATGTCGCTCTTACTAGAGCTAAAGAAAAAATCATCATTTTGTCTCCAGAAAGGCCAGAAAGTCAAAGTTGGGCAGAAAAAATTAAGAAATTTTATATTGATAAAATTCAATTATCAAAAAGGGAAAATCAAGCAAGTGTTTTTAAGTTCGCTTTTAGAAAAATAGGAGCTGATGATCTTACAAAGGTTTTGCAGGGAATCCAGGAAAAAAAGCATCAAGGCTATTGCTCCCACTTAGAGGTAGAAAACTTATCTAAAATTTTTGATTCGGCGGGGTCTGGAGTTCATAAATTTTCATTTTCATTGTTGAAAAATAGATATGAGCCTAAAAATTCAGTTAGTTCATTGATGAAAAAAGAAAAAGGGATTGCTGCACATTTTCAATATGAAAGGACTTTATCTCATCTAACGGCATTGTCTCAACTGGCTCCTCAGATAGATTGGGAATCTTTGCTAAAGTCTGGATATAAAGAGTTTGGGTTTTCATATAAAGTTGGCGAGATGCTTTTTGCTGGAAGCATTGATCTTTGGGGATTTACAAAGAAAGACTGTTTCGTTATCGATTACAAAACAGGCGACAAAGTCGATACCGTATCCCATTTAAATCAGCTAAAGTTTTATGCTCAATCTTTGCATTATTTAAATTTTATTAAGAAAACTTTCGTTATCAATTTAATCATCTGTTACATGTCTCAGAAAAAGGTGATCCAAGTTCCGTATGAATTAGTAGATAATGAAACTTTCTTTAAACAGTTGAAGCTGAATCAGTTGTAA